The following proteins are encoded in a genomic region of Primulina huaijiensis isolate GDHJ02 unplaced genomic scaffold, ASM1229523v2 scaffold25037, whole genome shotgun sequence:
- the LOC140967361 gene encoding uncharacterized protein isoform X1, whose product MLSMVAPKFNSQLKFFRAFSSSTSIEFPPLHGHPQWSGLHHWRRSPLNDQRYWGPNGPIQEPRETETAPHSFPALNSCASLAEMGGVVLSTADPLIKAKLSHLAYAKWREKGLPVGVSDAPLVPARPTKPLLVSPKEIPPPKSSGLPLNAYMLHNLAHVELNAIDLAWDTVVRFSPFMELLGEGFFADFARVADDESRHFTWCSQRLEELGFSYGDMPAHSFLWRECEKSSGDVTARLAVIPLVQEARGLDAGPRLIKKLIGFGDHRTSDIVAKIADEEVAHVAVGVYWFVSVCQRMCRTPCSTFKDILDEYNVELKGPFNYSAREEAGIPQEWYDPSSTTTKVEENSKLSEVYDRLSCIISMEQRNSSLDREI is encoded by the exons ATGCTGTCCATGGTGGCTCCGAAATTCAATTCACAACTCAAATTCTTCCGCGCCTTCTCCTCTTCCACTTCTATCGAATTCCCACCACTACACGGCCACCCTCAGTGGTCCGGCCTCCACCACTGGCGGCGCAGCCCACTCAACGATCAGCGCTATTGGGGGCCTAATGGTCCAATTCAAGAACCCCGTGAAACTGAAACCGCCCCTCATTCTTTTCCTGCTCTCAATTCATGCGCTTCGTTAGCGGAAATGGGTGGGGTGGTTCTTTCCACTGCTGACCCCCTTATAAAAGCTAAGCTTTCTCATTTGGCTTATGCGAAATGGAGAGAGAAGGGTCTTCCCGTGGGAGTTTCTGATGCACCCCTCGTGCCTGCTCGCCCTACAAAACCACTGCTG GTTTCCCCTAAAGAAATTCCTCCCCCCAAGAGCTCGGGTTTGCCTCTTAATGCGTATATGCTTCACAATCTTGCTCATGTGGAGCTAAATGCTATTGATTTGGCATGGGATACTGTTGTTCGATTTTCTCCATTCATGGAGCTTCTTGGAGAAGGGTTCTTTGCTGATTTTGCTCGTGTGGCTGATGACGAGAGCCGACATTTCACATGGTGTTCACAGAGACTGGAAGAACTTGGATTCAG CTATGGTGACATGCCTGCTCATAGCTTTCTATGGAGGGAGTGTGAGAAATCATCGGGCGATGTTACTGCACGGCTTGCAGTGATTCCATTGGTTCAG GAGGCTAGAGGATTGGATGCTGGGCCTCGACTTATCAAAAAGCTGATAGGCTTCGGAGATCACAGGACTTCAGACATTGTTGCGAAGATTGCTGATGAAGAAGTCGCACATGTAGCAGTTGGTGTTTATTGGTTCGTTTCAGTCTGCCAAAGAATGTGTCGCACCCCTTGCTCTACTTTCAAAG ACATTCTGGATGAATATAACGTGGAGCTAAAAGGGCCTTTCAACTACTCAGCTCGTGAGGAAGCCGGTATTCCACAGGAATG GTATGATCCGTCATCGACCACAACCAAAGTGGAGGAAAACAGCAAACTTTCTGAA GTATACGACAGGCTTTCTTGCATAATTTCTATGGAACAAAGAAATTCAAGTTTGGACAGAGAGATATAA
- the LOC140967361 gene encoding uncharacterized protein isoform X2, with amino-acid sequence MLSMVAPKFNSQLKFFRAFSSSTSIEFPPLHGHPQWSGLHHWRRSPLNDQRYWGPNGPIQEPRETETAPHSFPALNSCASLAEMGGVVLSTADPLIKAKLSHLAYAKWREKGLPVGVSDAPLVPARPTKPLLVSPKEIPPPKSSGLPLNAYMLHNLAHVELNAIDLAWDTVVRFSPFMELLGEGFFADFARVADDESRHFTWCSQRLEELGFSYGDMPAHSFLWRECEKSSGDVTARLAVIPLVQEARGLDAGPRLIKKLIGFGDHRTSDIVAKIADEEVAHVAVGVYWFVSVCQRMCRTPCSTFKDILDEYNVELKGPFNYSAREEAGIPQEWYDPSSTTTKVEENSKLSEVCHSY; translated from the exons ATGCTGTCCATGGTGGCTCCGAAATTCAATTCACAACTCAAATTCTTCCGCGCCTTCTCCTCTTCCACTTCTATCGAATTCCCACCACTACACGGCCACCCTCAGTGGTCCGGCCTCCACCACTGGCGGCGCAGCCCACTCAACGATCAGCGCTATTGGGGGCCTAATGGTCCAATTCAAGAACCCCGTGAAACTGAAACCGCCCCTCATTCTTTTCCTGCTCTCAATTCATGCGCTTCGTTAGCGGAAATGGGTGGGGTGGTTCTTTCCACTGCTGACCCCCTTATAAAAGCTAAGCTTTCTCATTTGGCTTATGCGAAATGGAGAGAGAAGGGTCTTCCCGTGGGAGTTTCTGATGCACCCCTCGTGCCTGCTCGCCCTACAAAACCACTGCTG GTTTCCCCTAAAGAAATTCCTCCCCCCAAGAGCTCGGGTTTGCCTCTTAATGCGTATATGCTTCACAATCTTGCTCATGTGGAGCTAAATGCTATTGATTTGGCATGGGATACTGTTGTTCGATTTTCTCCATTCATGGAGCTTCTTGGAGAAGGGTTCTTTGCTGATTTTGCTCGTGTGGCTGATGACGAGAGCCGACATTTCACATGGTGTTCACAGAGACTGGAAGAACTTGGATTCAG CTATGGTGACATGCCTGCTCATAGCTTTCTATGGAGGGAGTGTGAGAAATCATCGGGCGATGTTACTGCACGGCTTGCAGTGATTCCATTGGTTCAG GAGGCTAGAGGATTGGATGCTGGGCCTCGACTTATCAAAAAGCTGATAGGCTTCGGAGATCACAGGACTTCAGACATTGTTGCGAAGATTGCTGATGAAGAAGTCGCACATGTAGCAGTTGGTGTTTATTGGTTCGTTTCAGTCTGCCAAAGAATGTGTCGCACCCCTTGCTCTACTTTCAAAG ACATTCTGGATGAATATAACGTGGAGCTAAAAGGGCCTTTCAACTACTCAGCTCGTGAGGAAGCCGGTATTCCACAGGAATG GTATGATCCGTCATCGACCACAACCAAAGTGGAGGAAAACAGCAAACTTTCTGAAGTATGCCATTCTTATTA G
- the LOC140967458 gene encoding transcription factor PCF5-like: protein MKGSEIVQVQGGHIIRATGRKDRHSKVFTAKGPRDRRVRLSAHTAIQFYDVQDRLGYDRPSKALDWLIQKAKNAINQLNELPPWNPSTDNAVPPSSDSNPSSGELAQDQPEIHPENTSNSNPSTSTCSFMHAADVNSMKSLFPTNSMNFPDFPNEGILPRASLQAEDLGLSLQSLQAYQNSENHCHNPLLPGSNLMGFQDSFQRTSTDSWNSGSGNMEQGYFPQGFAFSQRDLLQSNLFTHAWNERPFSVPDHNYQHPRGRQQSSDSGNHFDLGFHVAAPFYAEDGEGMNR from the coding sequence atgaaagggAGCGAGATAGTACAAGTTCAAGGTGGACACATTATCCGAGCTACTGGCCGGAAAGATCGACACAGCAAAGTTTTCACGGCGAAAGGTCCCAGGGATCGTAGGGTGAGGCTGTCTGCCCACACCGCGATTCAATTCTACGACGTTCAAGATCGGTTAGGCTATGACCGGCCGAGCAAAGCCTTGGATTGGTTGATCCAGAAGGCGAAAAACGCCATAAATCAGCTAAATGAGCTACCTCCTTGGAACCCCAGTACGGATAACGCAGTTCCTCCAAGCTCAGATTCAAATCCGAGCTCTGGTGAGCTAGCACAAGACCAGCCAGAAATCCATCCCGAAAATACAAGTAATAGTAATCCAAGCACCAGTACCTGTTCATTTATGCACGCTGCAGATGTGAACTCGATGAAATCTTTGTTCCCTACAAATTCTATGAATTTTCCTGATTTTCCAAACGAAGGGATTCTTCCTCGAGCTTCACTCCAGGCGGAAGATCTTGGCCTCTCTCTTCAATCTTTACAGGCTTATCAAAACAGTGAGAATCATTGTCACAACCCGCTTCTTCCGGGCTCGAATTTAATGGGATTTCAAGATAGTTTCCAAAGAACTAGTACTGATAGCTGGAATAGCGGTAGTGGAAACATGGAGCAGGGATATTTTCCTCAGGGATTTGCATTTTCTCAAAGGGATCTCCTTCAGTCCAACTTATTCACTCACGCTTGGAATGAGAGGCCATTTTCCGTCCCAGACCACAATTATCAACATCCCCGGGGCCGCCAGCAATCTTCGGATTCCGGGAACCATTTCGACTTGGGGTTTCATGTTGCAGCTCCATTTTATGCCGAAGATGGTGAAGGAATGAATCGGTGA